A single region of the Marinobacter salinisoli genome encodes:
- the pdsR gene encoding proteobacterial dedicated sortase system response regulator, with the protein MKKHIVLVEDEPAIRDNYRVALERRGYRVSSYGDRPSGWQVLRQELPDLAIIDVGLGDEPEGGFSLCQELRGLSQTLPIIFLTARDSDIDSVHGLRLGADDYVTKDMSMEHLLARVTALLRRADAWAEALQKSDERLQRGRLALNVDRMTVDWDSQPIDLTVTEFWMLHSLVQHPGHVRSREQLMDAANTVLDDNTVTSHIKRIRKKFIQADPKFDGIQTAYGMGYRWNAHEA; encoded by the coding sequence ATGAAAAAACACATTGTTCTGGTGGAAGACGAACCCGCCATCCGGGATAACTACCGGGTAGCGCTGGAACGCCGCGGTTACCGGGTGTCCTCCTATGGCGACCGGCCATCGGGCTGGCAGGTGCTGCGCCAGGAATTGCCGGACCTGGCCATTATCGATGTCGGTCTTGGCGACGAACCGGAAGGCGGCTTCAGCCTGTGCCAGGAGTTACGCGGCCTGTCGCAGACCCTGCCGATCATTTTCCTGACCGCCCGTGACAGCGACATTGATTCGGTGCATGGCCTGCGCCTGGGTGCCGATGACTACGTCACCAAGGACATGAGCATGGAGCACCTGCTGGCCCGGGTAACGGCCCTGCTCCGACGCGCCGACGCCTGGGCCGAGGCGCTCCAGAAAAGCGACGAACGGCTCCAGCGCGGGCGATTAGCCCTCAACGTCGACCGGATGACCGTGGACTGGGACAGCCAGCCCATCGATCTGACCGTGACCGAATTCTGGATGCTGCATTCACTGGTTCAGCACCCCGGCCATGTGCGCAGCCGCGAACAGCTGATGGACGCCGCCAATACCGTGCTGGACGACAACACCGTCACCTCCCACATCAAGCGCATCCGCAAGAAATTCATCCAGGCCGACCCCAAGTTCGACGGTATTCAGACCGCGTATGGCATGGGGTACCGGTGGAATGCCCATGAGGCCTGA
- a CDS encoding ATP-binding protein, protein MSLKRQLLVTSLLMLLIPWAGLQFVLELDQALRDQARDQLQLQAGRLANLAGDTLIGQAPVTADQPAIYVARVERPLNPDGYADDWPGYEDDEPDPPWQATPGATEPSTPGVRWQAASDGRALYLLIRISHRQPQLFDPGTPNAPHDRLRLWLQEPANTLDAATGRRSWLIRFSAPGKFRALTGRKDDTTDYFVSGSWQPVPNGWQLEIQLPRPAAGSELGFAVVDSRDTPIPGLSTSLTPLPTLIAHNSTLERAIAGYLNPGQRVRVLEPGGWISARQQRPAEQSPPEFEQLSPLQILEQISLNALRALIRRFQPEPAQTMDAPHRIAPSHLPPDGLTQSRDGRLWLQASANVFGGRTLVLEQSLDHLLTLSGSALGSVLARSLLIITGLTLVLLGYASWLSWRISRLQKAVSACVDPDGRITGTLPPATATDELGQLQQQFGQMVERLQGYTDYLESFSRRLSHELKTPVAIVRTSVDNLEHTEPTEDQRAYLSRISQATGRLSHILQSMSEASRLEQSLDRAEHEAFDLAQVVSETVQAYQSLDTSHRINYQGPFTGCPMRGSPELLVQMLDKLVDNARDFTPEQGRIEVRLKTAENRKDYELCVFNEGSSLPEQFADDIFSPFVSVRSGSQEGHLGQGLLIVRLIAEHHRGSVEAENREGGVLFRMHLPAQA, encoded by the coding sequence TTGAGCCTCAAACGCCAGCTGCTGGTGACCAGCCTGCTGATGCTGCTGATCCCCTGGGCCGGGCTGCAGTTTGTGCTGGAACTGGACCAGGCACTGCGAGACCAGGCTCGGGATCAGTTGCAGCTGCAGGCCGGGCGACTGGCAAACCTGGCCGGAGACACACTGATCGGGCAGGCACCGGTCACGGCCGATCAGCCGGCTATCTACGTCGCCCGCGTTGAACGCCCGCTCAATCCCGATGGCTACGCCGACGACTGGCCCGGATACGAAGACGACGAGCCCGACCCTCCCTGGCAGGCCACACCCGGCGCGACCGAACCTTCCACCCCGGGTGTTCGCTGGCAAGCCGCCAGCGATGGCCGTGCTCTTTATCTGCTGATTCGCATCAGCCACCGACAACCCCAATTGTTCGATCCGGGCACCCCGAACGCGCCCCATGACCGCCTGAGGCTGTGGCTTCAGGAGCCGGCAAACACACTTGACGCAGCGACCGGGCGCCGCAGCTGGCTGATCCGCTTCAGCGCGCCCGGGAAATTCCGGGCGCTGACCGGCCGAAAGGACGACACAACGGACTATTTCGTCTCCGGCAGCTGGCAACCCGTGCCGAATGGCTGGCAGCTGGAAATCCAGCTGCCCCGACCCGCTGCCGGCAGCGAGCTGGGATTTGCGGTGGTCGATAGCCGTGACACCCCCATCCCCGGGCTGTCCACATCACTGACCCCCCTGCCAACACTGATCGCTCACAATTCCACCCTCGAACGGGCCATCGCGGGTTACCTGAACCCGGGGCAGCGGGTCCGGGTGCTGGAACCCGGGGGCTGGATCAGCGCCCGGCAACAACGCCCCGCAGAACAGTCACCACCGGAATTCGAGCAGCTCAGCCCGTTGCAGATCCTCGAGCAGATCAGTCTGAACGCTCTTCGGGCACTGATCCGGCGTTTTCAGCCGGAGCCGGCACAAACGATGGACGCGCCCCATCGCATAGCGCCGAGCCACCTGCCCCCCGATGGCTTGACCCAATCCCGCGATGGGCGCTTGTGGCTGCAAGCCTCTGCCAACGTTTTCGGCGGGCGAACCCTGGTGCTGGAACAGTCACTGGACCATTTGCTGACCCTGTCCGGGTCTGCCCTGGGTTCCGTACTCGCCCGCAGCCTGCTGATTATTACCGGCCTGACACTGGTGCTGCTGGGCTACGCCAGTTGGTTGTCCTGGCGCATCAGTCGCTTACAGAAAGCGGTCAGCGCCTGTGTCGACCCGGATGGCCGCATTACCGGAACCCTGCCCCCAGCCACCGCAACGGACGAGCTCGGTCAGCTGCAGCAACAGTTTGGTCAGATGGTGGAACGCCTGCAGGGCTACACCGACTACCTGGAAAGCTTTTCCCGCCGGCTGTCCCACGAGCTGAAAACCCCGGTGGCGATTGTCCGCACCTCGGTGGACAATCTCGAACACACCGAGCCTACCGAAGATCAGCGTGCGTATCTGAGCCGGATCAGCCAGGCCACCGGCCGGCTGAGCCATATCCTGCAGTCCATGAGCGAAGCGTCACGCCTGGAGCAGAGCCTTGACCGTGCCGAACACGAGGCCTTTGATCTGGCACAGGTGGTTTCAGAAACCGTACAGGCCTATCAGTCGCTGGATACGAGCCATCGCATCAATTACCAGGGGCCATTCACTGGCTGCCCCATGCGGGGCTCCCCGGAGTTGCTCGTCCAGATGCTGGACAAACTGGTGGATAACGCGCGCGACTTCACGCCGGAGCAGGGGCGGATTGAAGTCCGGCTGAAAACAGCCGAGAACAGAAAAGACTATGAACTGTGCGTGTTCAACGAGGGCTCGTCGCTGCCAGAGCAGTTCGCTGACGATATTTTCAGCCCCTTCGTGTCGGTCAGAAGCGGCTCACAGGAAGGCCATCTCGGGCAGGGACTGCTGATCGTCCGGCTGATCGCCGAACATCATCGAGGCTCAGTGGAAGCTGAAAACCGGGAAGGCGGGGTGCTGTTCAGAATGCATTTGCCGGCGCAGGCCTGA
- a CDS encoding THxN family PEP-CTERM protein produces MKRMDSILAGSLALALILPTSAAAISVDSVVGTWAPVSGGAGTLTGLGTNEIRWGNTSSGQDSGYRFDGAAPPAFDVGIDEAFILGDFTHFNFPIPSGTSITQAQLNVDMNYTIDGVSSNNLFEFLFIHDETPNACSPLPDCSNDSVSISGLSTSDVFDIGGILYTLELFGFVQDGAFTDMFSTIEDQANTAQLVGRFSAVTVPEPGTLALAGLGLLGLGVRRRMAKS; encoded by the coding sequence ATGAAAAGAATGGACTCGATCCTTGCTGGATCCCTGGCTCTCGCTCTTATTTTGCCGACTTCGGCAGCGGCTATCAGTGTCGATAGCGTGGTTGGTACCTGGGCTCCGGTAAGCGGGGGTGCCGGCACATTGACTGGGCTGGGCACCAATGAAATTCGCTGGGGCAACACCAGCAGCGGCCAAGACAGTGGCTACCGGTTCGATGGTGCTGCACCGCCTGCTTTTGATGTTGGCATTGATGAAGCCTTCATTTTGGGTGATTTCACCCATTTCAACTTCCCCATTCCATCTGGAACGTCGATCACCCAAGCCCAGTTGAATGTGGACATGAATTACACGATTGATGGCGTATCAAGCAATAATCTGTTCGAATTCTTGTTTATCCACGATGAAACCCCGAACGCGTGTTCGCCTCTTCCGGACTGTTCCAACGACAGCGTGAGCATTTCTGGCCTGTCGACCTCCGATGTATTTGATATCGGTGGTATTTTGTACACCCTGGAGCTGTTTGGCTTTGTTCAGGATGGTGCCTTTACCGATATGTTCAGTACCATTGAGGATCAGGCCAACACCGCGCAGTTGGTTGGCCGTTTCAGTGCAGTAACGGTTCCCGAACCCGGAACCCTGGCACTTGCTGGTCTTGGCCTGCTGGGCCTTGGTGTTCGTCGCCGGATGGCGAAGTCGTAA
- a CDS encoding isopenicillin N synthase family dioxygenase, translating into MASLPIISLTGLMSDDLEQRKKTAAELGRACREVGFFYVKDHGIPAAVCEGAFDLARQLFALPQDQKQAMSIKNSPHNRGYVAMADEKLNPESGADMKEGFNIGTDFPADHPDVLADKPFRGVNFWPEIAGWRERALDYFEHCLALGRVIHRGFSLDLGRPEDFFEPYLKQPIATLRMLRYPPSAGQVDRDDGAAGTHTDYGNITILATDAVAGLEVSNRHGEWIKAPHVPGAFVCNIGDCLMRWTNDVYVSTPHRVRPPQSERYSIPFFLEVDPDAVVDPRDIAPEQAPKYEPVTCAAYLASRLNATYDHRAD; encoded by the coding sequence ATGGCTTCATTACCCATCATCTCGCTGACTGGCCTGATGAGTGACGACCTGGAGCAGCGCAAGAAAACCGCGGCTGAGCTGGGCCGGGCCTGCCGGGAGGTTGGTTTTTTCTACGTCAAGGATCACGGTATCCCGGCTGCGGTCTGCGAGGGGGCATTTGATCTGGCGAGGCAGCTGTTCGCCTTGCCGCAGGATCAGAAGCAGGCCATGTCCATTAAAAATTCTCCCCATAACCGGGGTTATGTCGCCATGGCGGACGAGAAGCTGAATCCGGAATCCGGTGCCGACATGAAGGAAGGCTTCAACATCGGCACCGACTTCCCGGCCGATCACCCGGATGTGCTGGCCGACAAGCCATTCCGAGGCGTTAACTTCTGGCCCGAGATCGCCGGCTGGCGCGAGCGAGCGCTGGACTATTTCGAACACTGCCTGGCGCTGGGCCGGGTCATTCACCGGGGCTTCAGCCTGGATCTTGGTCGCCCGGAGGACTTTTTCGAGCCTTACCTGAAACAGCCGATCGCGACCCTGCGTATGCTGCGCTATCCGCCCAGCGCGGGCCAGGTTGATCGGGACGACGGCGCCGCCGGCACCCATACCGATTACGGCAACATCACCATCCTGGCGACAGACGCCGTGGCGGGCCTGGAAGTATCCAACCGCCATGGCGAATGGATCAAGGCACCTCACGTACCGGGTGCGTTTGTCTGCAACATTGGTGATTGTCTGATGCGCTGGACCAACGATGTTTACGTCTCGACACCCCACCGGGTGCGGCCACCCCAGAGTGAGCGTTACTCCATTCCCTTCTTTCTGGAAGTTGATCCGGATGCCGTGGTTGACCCCCGGGACATCGCCCCGGAACAGGCCCCCAAGTATGAGCCGGTCACCTGCGCGGCCTACCTGGCCTCACGTCTGAACGCCACCTACGACCACCGGGCTGACTGA
- a CDS encoding amidohydrolase family protein yields the protein MSSFAIRHAAVFTVDPNNRVIPDGTVVVENGVITQVGDDREVTIPEGCEIIDGHGHALMPGLVDCHSHSSLMRGVTENMQLMDWLPWYQLEHRAMTEEFAYHSARLCYLEALQSGTTCVMDMFRYMDRCADAASELGLRVHLAPYVADRPGKDFFSTREENRQLIRSHHDSQSGRVKVWMGLEHLFYCTEDAYREAVQLSKEYGVGIHTHASEQKEEELAVTAEFGHRSLAVLDRYGILGERTLLAHCVWLNSEEIARVADTGTSIAHCPVSNAKLASGVAPVPEMLAAGINVGLGTDGPVCNNSLTLFEEMKFASLIQKASRLDATALPADQILRMATINGARALGIDREVGSLEVGKKADLLLLKLDRPNLTPYSVNEQGGNVLWNLVFAADRSNVVGVWVDGRRLIQDRESVLVNQQSVITEAQTQGLALHQACRDLSHTRIAMN from the coding sequence ATGTCGAGCTTCGCCATTCGCCACGCGGCCGTCTTCACGGTAGACCCGAACAACCGGGTTATTCCGGATGGCACGGTAGTGGTGGAAAACGGTGTCATTACCCAGGTTGGCGATGATCGGGAAGTCACCATTCCTGAGGGGTGTGAGATCATTGATGGCCATGGTCATGCCCTGATGCCGGGACTGGTTGACTGCCACTCCCACTCCAGCCTGATGCGTGGTGTGACTGAAAACATGCAATTGATGGACTGGCTGCCGTGGTACCAGCTGGAACACCGGGCTATGACCGAGGAGTTTGCCTACCACTCGGCACGACTGTGCTATCTGGAAGCCCTGCAGTCGGGCACCACCTGTGTGATGGATATGTTCCGTTACATGGATCGCTGTGCCGATGCGGCCAGCGAACTGGGGCTGCGGGTTCATCTGGCCCCCTATGTGGCCGACCGCCCCGGCAAGGATTTCTTCTCCACCCGGGAGGAAAACCGCCAGCTGATCCGAAGCCACCACGACAGCCAGAGTGGGCGCGTCAAGGTCTGGATGGGGCTGGAGCACCTGTTCTACTGCACCGAGGACGCCTATCGCGAGGCCGTGCAGCTCAGCAAGGAATACGGCGTGGGCATCCACACCCACGCCAGTGAACAGAAGGAAGAAGAGCTGGCGGTGACCGCGGAATTTGGTCACCGGTCGCTGGCGGTACTCGATCGCTACGGCATCCTCGGCGAGCGGACGTTGCTGGCGCACTGCGTCTGGCTCAACTCGGAAGAGATTGCCCGGGTGGCCGATACCGGAACCAGCATTGCCCACTGCCCGGTCAGCAATGCCAAGCTGGCCAGCGGCGTCGCGCCGGTGCCCGAAATGCTGGCGGCGGGCATCAACGTGGGGCTGGGCACCGATGGCCCGGTGTGTAACAACAGCCTGACCCTGTTCGAAGAGATGAAGTTCGCCTCGCTGATCCAGAAGGCCAGTCGCCTGGACGCCACGGCGCTGCCGGCGGACCAGATTTTGCGCATGGCGACCATCAATGGCGCCAGGGCACTGGGGATAGACCGTGAAGTCGGGTCCCTGGAAGTCGGCAAAAAGGCCGATCTGCTGCTGCTGAAACTGGATCGCCCCAACCTGACTCCCTACAGCGTGAACGAGCAGGGTGGCAATGTGTTGTGGAACCTGGTGTTTGCCGCCGACCGGAGCAATGTGGTCGGCGTCTGGGTCGATGGTCGTCGCCTGATCCAGGACCGTGAGAGCGTGCTGGTAAACCAGCAGTCTGTGATCACCGAGGCCCAGACCCAGGGGCTAGCGCTGCACCAGGCCTGCCGGGATCTGTCCCACACCCGAATTGCAATGAATTGA
- a CDS encoding ureidoglycolate lyase, giving the protein MSQPRALRVQPLTPDAFAAFGQIIERDASRAFPINQGRTERFHALAQVEALGEGAQGILSIFRGQPLEPLVITMMERHPQGSQAFVPMNGQAFLAVVAPPGELDESRVEGFLVQGHQGVNYRAGTWHAPLLPLEPDSDYLVVDRQGPGNNCDEQTLSQPIIPVLPGKA; this is encoded by the coding sequence ATGAGCCAGCCCAGGGCGTTGCGGGTTCAGCCACTGACACCGGATGCCTTTGCAGCCTTTGGTCAGATCATTGAGAGGGACGCATCCCGGGCGTTTCCCATCAACCAGGGCCGAACCGAGCGCTTCCATGCGTTGGCACAGGTTGAAGCACTGGGGGAGGGGGCTCAGGGCATTCTGTCCATTTTCCGTGGCCAGCCGCTCGAGCCACTGGTGATCACCATGATGGAGCGACACCCCCAGGGAAGTCAGGCGTTCGTGCCAATGAACGGTCAGGCGTTCCTCGCGGTCGTTGCACCGCCGGGGGAGTTGGATGAGTCCCGAGTTGAGGGGTTCCTGGTTCAGGGCCATCAGGGCGTGAATTACCGCGCGGGCACCTGGCACGCGCCCCTGCTGCCGCTGGAACCCGATTCGGATTACCTGGTGGTGGATCGCCAGGGGCCGGGCAACAACTGCGATGAGCAAACGTTATCGCAGCCCATTATTCCGGTCTTGCCTGGCAAGGCATAA
- the alc gene encoding allantoicase: MSDFVVAPAVEGPDFTRQGLNLADASLGAEVLWVTDEFFAPRERMLNPAAPVFYPDRYDDHGKWMDGWETRRRRTTGHDWCVIRLALPGVLMGVDFDTSFFTGNFPPAAALEGCFSPDGDPDEHTEWQTLVPATELNGNDHRFCEISSDQPYSHLRLHLYPDGGMARLRIYGKPYCDWSELAASESLNLLALEHGADQVAWSDAHYGEPRKLLRPGRGVNMGDGWETRRRREPGNDWCILALGHKGIAERIEVDTAHFKGNFPAACSIQAACVEAGTPQSIKTQSMFWHTLMEERPLTADSVHEFLALADLGPITHIRLNIIPDGGVSRVRLFGKPVS, encoded by the coding sequence ATGAGTGATTTCGTGGTGGCTCCTGCCGTTGAAGGCCCCGACTTTACCCGCCAGGGCCTGAACCTGGCCGATGCCAGCCTGGGCGCCGAGGTGCTCTGGGTGACCGACGAGTTCTTTGCCCCCAGAGAGCGGATGCTGAACCCGGCGGCACCGGTATTCTATCCCGATCGTTACGATGACCACGGCAAGTGGATGGATGGCTGGGAAACCCGGCGCCGGCGCACCACGGGGCATGACTGGTGTGTGATTCGCCTGGCGCTGCCCGGCGTCCTGATGGGCGTGGATTTCGATACCAGTTTCTTCACCGGTAACTTCCCCCCGGCGGCTGCGCTGGAAGGCTGCTTCAGCCCGGACGGCGATCCGGACGAACACACGGAATGGCAGACACTGGTGCCGGCGACCGAGTTGAACGGTAACGATCACCGTTTCTGTGAGATCAGTTCCGATCAGCCCTACTCCCATCTGCGCCTGCACCTCTATCCCGATGGCGGGATGGCGCGCCTGCGGATTTACGGTAAACCTTACTGTGACTGGTCTGAACTGGCGGCCAGCGAGTCCCTGAATCTGCTGGCGCTGGAGCATGGCGCCGATCAGGTGGCCTGGAGCGATGCCCATTATGGCGAGCCCCGCAAACTTCTGCGCCCCGGGCGTGGGGTCAATATGGGCGATGGCTGGGAAACCCGCCGGCGGCGGGAGCCGGGCAATGACTGGTGCATTCTGGCCCTGGGTCACAAGGGCATTGCCGAGCGCATTGAAGTCGACACGGCCCATTTTAAAGGCAACTTCCCGGCCGCCTGCAGCATTCAGGCCGCCTGCGTGGAAGCGGGTACCCCGCAATCGATCAAAACCCAGAGCATGTTCTGGCACACCCTGATGGAAGAACGACCGCTGACGGCGGACAGTGTCCACGAATTCCTGGCGTTGGCCGATCTGGGGCCCATTACCCACATTCGCTTGAACATCATCCCGGATGGCGGAGTCAGCCGGGTTCGCTTATTCGGGAAACCCGTGTCATGA
- the puuE gene encoding allantoinase PuuE, giving the protein MNELYPYPRDMHGYGATPPHAQWPGKARIAVQFVLNYEEGGENCVLHGDEHSETFLSEIIGAEAYRDRHMSMESMYEYGSRAGVWRILREFRRRNLPLTVFGVTMAMARNPEVVKAFVEDGHEIACHGLRWIHYQNLSESEERGYMQLAIAQHERLTGHPPLGWYTGRDSPNTRRLVVEQGGFEYDSDYYGDDLPFWTTVATSDGVQKPHLVVPYTLDANDMRFASAQGFNSGEQFFQYLRDSFDVLYEEGAECPKMMSVGLHCRLVGRPGRFRALQRFLDYIQSHEQVWVCRRIDIARHWKRVHPYQPTASGATE; this is encoded by the coding sequence ATGAATGAACTCTATCCATATCCACGGGATATGCACGGTTATGGCGCCACGCCCCCCCATGCCCAATGGCCGGGCAAGGCGCGAATTGCGGTCCAATTTGTGCTGAATTACGAAGAGGGCGGCGAGAACTGCGTGCTGCACGGTGACGAGCACTCCGAAACCTTCCTGTCCGAGATAATTGGTGCCGAGGCGTACCGGGACCGGCACATGAGCATGGAGTCGATGTACGAATACGGTTCCCGGGCCGGTGTCTGGCGGATTTTGCGGGAGTTTCGCCGGCGCAACCTGCCGCTGACGGTGTTCGGGGTCACCATGGCCATGGCCCGAAACCCCGAGGTGGTGAAGGCATTCGTCGAGGACGGGCATGAAATCGCCTGCCACGGACTGCGCTGGATTCACTACCAGAACCTGAGCGAATCCGAAGAACGCGGGTACATGCAGCTGGCTATCGCGCAGCATGAACGCCTGACCGGTCATCCACCGCTGGGCTGGTACACCGGCCGTGACAGTCCCAACACCCGGCGGCTGGTGGTGGAGCAGGGCGGCTTCGAATACGACAGCGACTACTACGGCGACGACCTGCCTTTCTGGACCACGGTGGCAACCTCGGACGGCGTGCAGAAACCGCATCTTGTCGTACCCTACACCCTGGATGCCAACGACATGCGCTTTGCCTCGGCGCAGGGGTTTAACTCAGGGGAGCAGTTCTTCCAGTACCTTCGGGACAGCTTTGACGTGTTGTATGAAGAAGGGGCCGAGTGCCCGAAAATGATGTCCGTTGGACTGCACTGCCGGCTGGTGGGTCGTCCCGGCCGGTTCCGGGCGTTGCAGCGTTTTCTCGATTACATCCAGTCCCACGAGCAGGTCTGGGTGTGTCGCCGTATCGATATCGCCCGCCACTGGAAGCGGGTGCACCCTTACCAACCGACTGCTAGCGGAGCAACAGAATGA